The genomic window AAAAATCTTTTTCCATAGGGTGAATTGAACGTCAGCGAATCCACCAGAATGCCCTCATCGGCTTACAATACTATCCTCACGTCACCCGTCCTTTTGGTAAAATGGATGGCATCGAGATACTCGAGCAACGGGACGGCATATTTACGGGTAGTCCTGATCAGATCTCTGAATTGCGCCACACTCATAGGGCCGTTTTTGGCGACATGATCCCGAACCAGTTCCTTTATTTTGTTCAGTATCGTTGCGTGAAAATAGAGACCATTCTCAATCATAATGAGCTTCTTTTGTTCTGCCAGCAACGAGATGGCGGCCTTGCCAGAAGCGCCGAATTTTGTGACGACCTCTTCCGCAAAAGGCGGGGTGAATCCGGCCTTGAGAAAGGCCTCTTCAATTTTATCTGCCGCGCCCTTGTCTCTTGCTGATACTTCGAGTCTAAAATCCATGAGCGAAAGCTTATTATCCGTAATTTTAATCGCTTTTTCGTTCTTCAGAACGGAGAGGGCTGCGGTAAAGAGAAATGGATGAAGCTCTTCCCCAGAAATTGATTTCGGACGGGATTCTCCAGCCCTCGCTTTTACCTTTTTTAGCGCAGGCAGAAGGCCTGTGGCTACCGACGTCCGGAGTTGAGACTCCTCAATCCCTGTTTTTACCGGATTTTCCTTATGAAATGCCTTAAGGGTACTCAATATCTGTTCCTTGACAGCGGCAATAACATCACGATGAACAACAATGTCCTTGCCCTCAACAAGAAATTTCAGAAGCAGCCCCTTCTTTACTAGCCCCGCTATAGCGTCCTCAGCAGTTGAAGGATGAATATTCACCTGTCTTGAAACATCATCAACGGTGGGGGCAAACGGCCGTTCGTCCCTGCAAACGTGGATATTATTCAAATAAACCTGTTCTACGATATCAGGAAGATTGCCGCTGGCAAGAATTTTCAGGGTCTTAATCGTCTTTTCCTGAAAGCGTTTTAATCGGGTTGTATTGTACCTCAGAACCTTGCCGCCGCCGATGGTGTAGGCCGGTGAGTAGGAACGGATAATGAAACGATCTTCCCGCTCGGTGGTAATAAGATCTTCCAGGAGAACTTGACACAAGACCTCTTCGCCGGGTTTCAACGCATCCCGGTCCAGCAGAACAACTCTGCCCATCACCTCAGCGGTATTCAGGTAAAACCGTATCCTTGCCCTGTTTTTTAAAACGGTTTTTGCACTTTTTATCAACCGTAGCAAGGCATCAATGGCGCTCGCCGGCTGTAAGTATCCAGGAACGGAGAGTTCATAGCCGCGTTGTATTTCAGCGGATTTAACGCCTGCCAAATTGAGCGCTGCTCGTTGCCCTGCAAAGGCCGAAGTGACCCGTTCTCCGGTTACCTCAATTCCCCGTACGCGTAAGGCCTTTTTCGTGGGTAAGAGTTCTATTTCATCCTCCACGGCAATCTGGCCACCCAGAACAGGGCCGGTAACGACGCATCCATATCCGGGAATGGTGAAAGACCGGTCGATGGGCATCCGGAACACACGGCGACTGCTCTGAGTCTGTGCCCGGGCAATCAGCTCTCTTATCGCCGTCTCACAGGTCTCAATCCCTTCGCCCGTGACTACCGATACCGGGATAATCGGGGCATGCTCCAGGGATGTGCCCGTTACCGTCTTTTTGATATCCTCCTGCACAACCGCCAGCCATTCATCAGTGACGAGGTCCTTTTTCGTCAGGGCAATAATGCCGTGTCTGATGCCCAGGAGGTTTATGATCTCCAGGTGTTCGATGGTTTGCGGCATAATGCCATCATCAGCCGCAACAACGAATATTACGAGGTTAATGCTCGTTGCGCCCGCCAGCATGTTCTTGACAAACCGTTCGTGTCCTGGTACATCCACGATGCTCACCCTGCGGTTTTCATTGAGGTCGAGATAGGCGAAGCCCAAATCGATGGTCAATCCCCTTTTCTTTTCTTCGGGCAGCCGGTCGGTATCGATCCCCGTCAATGCCTTCACGAGGGACGTCTTTCCGTGGTCAATATGCCCCGCCGTTCCGATGATAATGTGCTCGATGTGGTGTGCGCCAGTTGGTTGTTGTAAGGATGCCTGTTTCATGGCTTTTGATATTTGTTTGCCTTATCGGCAGAAAGATCAGCGTTAAACCTCGACACAAAGACGTCCTCGCATCTATCGTAAGACGTATCGTAAGCGCCTGGTGTAACGGGAAAGTCTGTTGACAAAGTTTCTCCGGCCACATAGACGTTTCCCGCAGCGCTGACGGCAAGTGCATGGCCATAATCAGAACGAGACCCGCCCTGAAGTGTGGACATGAGCAAATTCGTCAGTTCGCTGTTAAACTTCGATACAAAGACCTCACTACCACCGTTCGACGTGGCAGCATAAGCGCCCGGTGTTGTGGGAAAATCCGCTGAGCTCGTACTGCCTGCCACATAGACGTTTCCTTCGGCACCGATGGCAACTGCCCTGCCATAATCATGAGCATCCCCACCTAGGAGTGTGGATGCGGCCAGACTTGACAATTGATTGTTGAACTTCGAAACGAAAATATCCTTAAAGCCGCTTTTGTAGGCGGCAGCGTAAGCGCCCTCCGTCGTGGGAAAGTTTGGCGACACCGTTTCACCTGTCACATAGACGTTTCCACTGCCATCGATGGCAATTGACTTGCCAAAATCATTAGAATACCCACCGAGAAACGTGGATGCCAGCAGGCTCGTTAGCCCATTATTGAGACTTGACACAAAGACGTCGTCATTGCCACCGTTATAAGAGATACTATAAGCGCCGGGCGTTGCGGGAAAGTCTCTTGGCCAGGTATTGCCGGTAACAAAGACGTTTCCAGCGCCATCGACGGCAATCGCTCTCCCATAATCACCGGAGCTGCCGCCTAGGAACGTGGACGCCAGCAGGCTCGTTAGCCCACGGTTGAACTTTGCTACAAAGACGTCACAATAACCGCCGTTGTAAGAGGTGTCGTACGCGCCAGGCGTCGTAGGAAAATCAGTTGATGAGGTCTCGCCGGTAACCGTGATGTTTCCACCGGTATCAATGGCAATTGCATAGCCACAGTCATCTGCATTTCCGCCCAGAAGCGTGGACGCTATCAGGTTCGTCAGCCCGTTGTTGAATTTCGACACAAAGACATTCCAACGTCCGTTACTGATCGCATCATACGAACCTCGCGTTGTGGGAAAGTCCGTTGAATACGTAGCTCCTGCCACATAGACATTTCCTTCGGCGTCGATGGCAATTGAGCAGGTGCGTTCGTGATTGAGAGCCCCTCCTAGGAACGTGGACGCCAGCAGGTTCGTCAGCTCACTGTTGAACTTTGACACAAAAACGTCGGTATTGCCATTCCGGGATGTACGATAGACACCTGGCGTCGTAGGAAATTCAGACGATAAGGTTTCGCCGGCCACAAAGACGTTTCCCTCTGCGTCAACGGCAATTGCCCTGCCACGGTCTTCATAAGGACCGCCCAGGTAGGTGGACGCAAGGAGGGGATCGATAATGAGATCTTTTGTTTTGTCGTACTGCGCAACCTGAAAACCATATTCCGATTTCGGATCTTGGACTTCGGATTTCAGATTTGTTTTGCGCTTTGCATTCCTCATTCCACCATCCGCAATCGTATACTTACATGCCACCTCCACTCTCTTGCCATCAATATCTTGATATGCTACGGGTCTTGTAAACTTCACGGCGCCAAGTTCCGTCTCTGCAACAAGCTCGCCCTCCGTGTTTACCGTCAATTCCTGCGCGCCTGCCAGTCTGATTCTTATCTTCTCATGGTTTGCGCCGGGTTTTACCGTAAAAAGTTTCTCTACGTTATTTCCATGCGCCTTCAGTCGTAAGTCTATCCCTTCATATATCTCTCCCATTTCGACAATCTCATACGTTGGTATATTGCTCTGCCAGTGTGATAGGTCATTTCCGGTAAAATAATTTACGGTGGCTACGGATTTCGACCCACCCTTGGCTTCATTAATCTTGCCGCCCACGAGTTGTTCTTTAAGGGCAACGCCCCTTACATCCTGCACCAGGTGATTTTGTGTCTGATTCCCCCGCCGATCCTTTGTCCCTTCACATCCATGCCTGCCTTCCGGCAATGCATAGACGATCTCCCCATCCTTGTTCACAAACACCGTTCCGTCAAAGGTCTGCGCATAAAAAAGCACCCTTTCATCAACCTGACCATAATTGGCTATAAAAGGCGCTTGAACCTTCTGAACTTTAAGGGTTACTGTTTTCTCCAAGAACTTGCCTGTATTGCCTTGTTCAGCGAAAAGTGACGCTACCGCTAATGGTATCGTTGAGAGAAAAAAAGAAAAGATCGCCATATAACAAAGAGCGCTACCTGCATGAAATACACGACTGCGAGACAAGTTTCCCATTATCTTACAACCTTCCGTCTGAAATTGTTGAAGAAATAAATCCTGAAATCCACCATCCCATCATCTTTCAATAACCGCTGGACAGGTTTTGCCCTGTTCGGCATCATCAAAGGCCGCCTGCTGTGCCTATACGTGTTTATTATAAATGCAAAGCTTAAAAATCAAAATGCAAAATGATAAAGAGAAATTCAGTGGGGAGTCAAGGGACTGGTTTACAGAAATATTTTGGGGAAAAAACGAGTATTTCAGCTATCGAGCTTGGCGTTCAATAGATATTATAAAGTTGATACAGCACAATAATGCTGTTAGTCCTTTTTCTTTTTAATCTTCTTTTCAATAGCCTTCTGCAATTCAATGCGGTTATCTTCCAGGAAAATCATTATCTCGCTTACTTCCTCTTCAGTAAGCAAGTCCATACCGTAATGGCTGGCCAAATATCCAAAGCTAAAAGCAAGATTTTGGTCAGCGAATATGCCTTCAGTTTGCTCTTCTGTGGCCACGTAACTGGTAAGCATCGCTTCTGTTGCCTTATCTACATTAGCTTTCGTTCTTTCAATCCCGCGAAATTTCAGGCAGATAGAAGGCGTCATATGGAACAAGTCTTTGTCTGAAATCTTCTGGCCCACAAAGATGCCAAATGGTTTTGTTTCGTACGCATCATGATATGCTTCCGCTATTTCATCGACCCATTTGTCTGGAGTATGCGGTATGTTGGTGGTTTGCCTTCTTCTCATTGCTTTATTTTCTGCTGTTTGGTAACACTTTAGTTTTTTAAAAAAGTACGGGCGAAGCATTTGCTAGTGCTTACTTGCAATAATCTGTGATATTATATAAGGCTCTGGAATAAGCGAAAATATTGGCTTTTCAGCGCAAATTTATTATAAAGAATTTATGCAATTAGACACTAGCTTGGGGTGTGAACACATTTATGCCAAAATAGTGATGGATTAACTTATCTCTCATTCTTGCCATATTTTTCCAGTCTACATTGCTATGCCTTTCTCTAAAAGCATCTGAAATATTTTTTGTTGCTTCACCAATAATTTCTAAACTTCTAACAGATGCTATTTTTAAAACAGGATTTTTATAAAAATCATCTTCAGAAATACTGTTCAGCTCATTTATAATAAACTCTATTTCCTCAAGTATATGTTTTAAATATTCAAGAGGTAATTTTGACATTTTCAATTTCTTCTAATCTATGAGGTCCAATATGGGGACTAAGGCTTTCCTTAGTAATCAGCTCATAGTTATTACCTAAATTTTTTTCAAGAAAGTCGCATAGAGACGTAAAAGCTCTAAAAGTTTTTTCCTCCTTTTTAAGCTCTACAAGAATATCATAATCGCTATGCTCTGAATCTTCTCCTCTTACAACAGATCCAAAAATACCAATAGATATTACTCCAAGTTCTCTCAGATATTCTTTGTTACTTTCAATAACCGTATAAAATCTCTCTTTTCTTGTCATCTGTCCATTAGTCTTGAATATCAATTAAATACAGCCATAATAGACAAGTAAATTCATTTTCAAAAATATCATATTTTGCGTTTAATTGCAAAGAAAAGGTGAATTATATATATGGAATTTTGGGAAGATGAAGGCTGACAAGGCGCTTTGCAAAGTGCCTTGAAGAAGTTGGTGTGCCATTGGAAGATGGGAGAGGCATTTACCACTAACGACCAAACTCACCGGCCGCCGGCGACGAGTGTCGGCAGCGAAGCCGACGTTCAATAAATCCGACGCATCCGAAATGGAATTCCGGGGACATCATACTTAATTTCAGAGATTCTTATTTTTCTTTTGAAGCACCTTTGGGCCTGGTTTCTGCTTATTGAGCATTCTCCCAAGGACATTTTCAAGCCTGGCTATAAAACTCTTAGTGCCCAGTGGTCTCCCGTTCGCTCGTGACATCGAAACTTTTCAACTTCTTCATCTGATATGCCTCTGGAAAGAAAATCACTCCATTCGTCAAACATTTCAAGCAACGGAGCTACATGCACAAGTCGATCATCTCGTCCAGCAATGTGTGCAGATGTACTGCTCCATCGGTACTCCTGTGGTTTCTTAACCAAGTTTGCCCTTACAGGATTCAGTTCAACATAGCGTGCGGCTACGTACAGATGGGTTTTGTCCATGGGAAAAACGTCCTTGCCATAGGTGCCCTCTCCAGCCTTCCCGGAAGTTTACGCGACGCGTGTAGCGCCGATGCGCTTCGCCAATTGCCCGGCTAAGTACCTTTTCAGAAGGCGGAACTGCAATCAGGTGTACATGGTTTGGCATCAGGCAAAATAGGCCAATACTTCAACGTTCCCGTGTGTACACCGCTGAGACATTATGTCTATGTACGCCCCATAATCCTCGTCGCAGAAGAATGTCTGTAAACGGCGATTTCCTCGCAGAGTAACATGATGCGGAACTTCCGGTACGACTACACGAGTAATTCTGGACATGCACACATCTTAACTATTTTAATTGTATAGGAATTTTCATTTTATTTAAGCGAGTTTTGGGGATGTAGTAGCGGTAGGGTGGATTAAGCGAGAGCGAATCCACCTTTCCTGGAAGTAGTATTGGTGGATTCGGCGTAAAAACCAACGCCTTAATCCACCCTACCAGACTGGCTCTGTTTTCTTACCCATACAGACTCCGCACTTGCATTTCAATCATGCAAAACATAGCATTTTATAAATCGGTTCTAATGTCTGCGAATATGTATAGAGTGCCATTAAATCTTCTTTATATTGAGGATGTGTTGACACTATTCGCATTTCTTCTATTTTCTGCTCGATGACGTGAGAAGCTTGTTGTTTTATCGCTTCGAATATTTTTTCTTTTTTCCATGATTT from Candidatus Brocadia sp. includes these protein-coding regions:
- a CDS encoding SBBP repeat-containing protein encodes the protein MEKTVTLKVQKVQAPFIANYGQVDERVLFYAQTFDGTVFVNKDGEIVYALPEGRHGCEGTKDRRGNQTQNHLVQDVRGVALKEQLVGGKINEAKGGSKSVATVNYFTGNDLSHWQSNIPTYEIVEMGEIYEGIDLRLKAHGNNVEKLFTVKPGANHEKIRIRLAGAQELTVNTEGELVAETELGAVKFTRPVAYQDIDGKRVEVACKYTIADGGMRNAKRKTNLKSEVQDPKSEYGFQVAQYDKTKDLIIDPLLASTYLGGPYEDRGRAIAVDAEGNVFVAGETLSSEFPTTPGVYRTSRNGNTDVFVSKFNSELTNLLASTFLGGALNHERTCSIAIDAEGNVYVAGATYSTDFPTTRGSYDAISNGRWNVFVSKFNNGLTNLIASTLLGGNADDCGYAIAIDTGGNITVTGETSSTDFPTTPGAYDTSYNGGYCDVFVAKFNRGLTSLLASTFLGGSSGDYGRAIAVDGAGNVFVTGNTWPRDFPATPGAYSISYNGGNDDVFVSSLNNGLTSLLASTFLGGYSNDFGKSIAIDGSGNVYVTGETVSPNFPTTEGAYAAAYKSGFKDIFVSKFNNQLSSLAASTLLGGDAHDYGRAVAIGAEGNVYVAGSTSSADFPTTPGAYAATSNGGSEVFVSKFNSELTNLLMSTLQGGSRSDYGHALAVSAAGNVYVAGETLSTDFPVTPGAYDTSYDRCEDVFVSRFNADLSADKANKYQKP
- the selB gene encoding selenocysteine-specific translation elongation factor — encoded protein: MKQASLQQPTGAHHIEHIIIGTAGHIDHGKTSLVKALTGIDTDRLPEEKKRGLTIDLGFAYLDLNENRRVSIVDVPGHERFVKNMLAGATSINLVIFVVAADDGIMPQTIEHLEIINLLGIRHGIIALTKKDLVTDEWLAVVQEDIKKTVTGTSLEHAPIIPVSVVTGEGIETCETAIRELIARAQTQSSRRVFRMPIDRSFTIPGYGCVVTGPVLGGQIAVEDEIELLPTKKALRVRGIEVTGERVTSAFAGQRAALNLAGVKSAEIQRGYELSVPGYLQPASAIDALLRLIKSAKTVLKNRARIRFYLNTAEVMGRVVLLDRDALKPGEEVLCQVLLEDLITTEREDRFIIRSYSPAYTIGGGKVLRYNTTRLKRFQEKTIKTLKILASGNLPDIVEQVYLNNIHVCRDERPFAPTVDDVSRQVNIHPSTAEDAIAGLVKKGLLLKFLVEGKDIVVHRDVIAAVKEQILSTLKAFHKENPVKTGIEESQLRTSVATGLLPALKKVKARAGESRPKSISGEELHPFLFTAALSVLKNEKAIKITDNKLSLMDFRLEVSARDKGAADKIEEAFLKAGFTPPFAEEVVTKFGASGKAAISLLAEQKKLIMIENGLYFHATILNKIKELVRDHVAKNGPMSVAQFRDLIRTTRKYAVPLLEYLDAIHFTKRTGDVRIVL
- a CDS encoding nucleotidyltransferase domain-containing protein, which codes for MTRKERFYTVIESNKEYLRELGVISIGIFGSVVRGEDSEHSDYDILVELKKEEKTFRAFTSLCDFLEKNLGNNYELITKESLSPHIGPHRLEEIENVKITS
- a CDS encoding DUF86 domain-containing protein, yielding MSKLPLEYLKHILEEIEFIINELNSISEDDFYKNPVLKIASVRSLEIIGEATKNISDAFRERHSNVDWKNMARMRDKLIHHYFGINVFTPQASV